A window of Roseateles sp. XES5 genomic DNA:
CACTCGGCAGGAAATAGCCGTGATGCGTGCCGCCCATGCGATTGACGATGGGAATCCACGCCCGGGCATAGAGCTCGAATTCCTCCAGCTTGTGCGGATCGATGACGTAGCGGAGATAACAGGTGATCATTGGGGGCTCCCGTGTTGGTTCGCGCGACTGTTTCAGATTCGCCCGCAGGACGGCAGGGTCGCAATCGCCGGTGGAGGCCGCAACGTGAAGCCCCCCTCGCTCATTCGGCAGCGACCGCAAGCAGGCTTCCCGGCGCGGCGCCCGTCGCAAAGGGCAGTCCTTCGTCGGCCCAGCCGGTGACGCCGCCGATCATGATCTTTACCGGCCGGCCGAGACGGGCGAGCTTCAGCGCCGCCTGGTCCGCGCCGTTGCAATGCGGGCCGGCGCAGTAGACGACGAACAGCGTTTCTTCGGGCCATTCGGCCATGCGTTCCGCGCTGATCTGGCGATGCGGCAGGTGCAGCGCGCCCGGCACGTGCTGCCGGGCATAGGCCTCCGGCGAACCGATGACATGCAGCAGAACGAAATCCGCATCGCCCGCCCGGAGCGCGGCGGCGACATCCGAGCAGTCGGTCTCGACGGAAAGGCGCCTGAGGAAATGTTCGGCGGCGACGGCGGGGGATGCGGGGGCGTAGTCGGTGACGAAGCTCATGGCTCTCTCTCCTGTTGTGATGAGGGAGATGTAGCCGCTCCGCGTGCCGGCTTGCAGATGGCATGATTGACATATAGGCTCAAGATCATGCCAAACCCGCTCTCTCTCCCGCCGCTCGCCAATTCCCTGGTCGTCGCCATCGCCTATGACCGGCTCTGCACCTTCGAGTTCGGCATTGCGACCGAGATCTTCGCCCTTCCGCGGCCGGAAATGGGCGAAAACTGGTATCGCTTTGCCGTCGCCGGCGTCGATTCGGGCGAAATGCGCGCGGCCGGTGGCCTGCGCTTTGCGGTCGATGGCGGGCTCGACCTCCTCGCGGAGGCCGGCACCATCGTCATTCCCGGCTGGCGCGGCGTCGATGCGACGGTGCCCGATGCGCTCGTCGCTGCGCTGCAGGCCGCCCATGCCCGCGGCGCGCGCATCCTCTCCTTCTGCTCCGGCGCCTTCGTGCTCGCCGCCGCCGGCCTGCTCGACGGGCAGCGGGCCACCACCCATTGGCGCTATACCCAGGCGCTGACGGCGCGGCATCCGGATGTCGATGTCAGCCCCGACGTGCTCTATGTCGATGCCGGCACGGTGCTGACATCGGCGGGCACGGCCGCCGGTCTCGACCTGTGTCTTCATCTCATCCGCCGGGATTTCGGCACGGAGGCCGCCAACCTTGTCGCCCGCCGCCTTGTCATGCCGGCGCATCGCGACGGCGGGCAGGCGCAGTTCATCACGCAGGTCGTGCCGCGCGCCCATGAAAGCGGCCGGCTCGGACCGCTGCTCGACCATATGCGGGAAAATCTCGGCGCCGATCACACCGTGGCGGCGCTCGCCCGCCGGGCCGGCATGAGCGGGCGCACCTTCCTGCGCCGCTTCGAATCGGCGACCGGCATGACGCCCGCCCGCTGGCTGCTCGCCCAGCGGCTCGGCAAGGCGCGCGACCTCCTGGAAGAAACCGGCGCCTCCGTCGAGGAGATCGCCGCGCTTTCCGGCTTCGGTACGACGGGCACGCTCCGCCACCACTTCCGCCTGCATCTCGCCACGACGCCCGCCGCCTATCGCGACGCCTTCGGCAAGCGGGCGGCAAAGCAATAGGTAAGCCATCAATGACAAACGGGCGGCTCCGAAGGGAACCGCCCGCGCAGGATTTCAGAGTGGGCCTCTCGAGGCCTATTCGAGGAAGGTCATCGGGTTGACCGGCGTCGCGTTCTTGCGCACCTCGAAGTGCACCTTCGGACGGGTGGCGTTGCCGCTCATGCCCGAGGTCGCGACCGTCTGGCCGCGCTGGATCTTCTGGCCGCGCTGCACGCTGAGATCGCCGGCATGGCCGTAGACCGTGACGGTGCCGTCGTCATGGCGCACCAGAACCGCGTTGCCGAGTTCCTTCAGGCTGCTGCCGGCATAGATGACCACGCCGTTCTCGGCGGCCTTGATCGGCGTGCCCTCGGGGACGGAAATGTCGATGCCGTCGTTGCGGTTGCCTTCGACATTGGCGCCGTAGCCGGCAATGACCGCGCCGCGCACCGGCCAGCGATACTTGCCGATGCCGGTGGATTCGGGCGCTTCGTCGGTCACGTCGGATTTCTCCGCGACTTCCGTCACCGTCTTCACCGGCGCCTTGTAGGATTCCGGCTTCTTCTCGGCGGTCTCGACCTTGGTTTCCTTCTTGACCGGAACGGATGCCGTCACGGTCTTGTCGGTCGTCGTCTCGCCTGCCGTGCCGCCGGCCGGGATGACGAGCTTCTGGCCGATGCGGATCGAGGCCGTCTCAAGACCATTCGCCTTCTTCAGCGCATCGACGGAAACGCCGTTGCTGCGCGCGATCTTGGCGAGCGAATCGCCCGTCTTGACTTCGTAGCTGCCCTTGCCCTTGCCCTTGCCTTCGCCGATCTCGGCGAGGTTGGTGTTCGCCTGGCCGCTCTCCGACTTGACCTTGTCCCGCGTCGCGGTGCCCGGCAGGATGGCGACGTTCTGCTCGCCCTTGCGTTCCGGCGTCGGCAGTTTGTTGTCGGCCTTCAGCGTGTTGTCGGCCGAAGCCTTGGCGCTGCTCGCCGTGGTGCTGAAGGTCGGGATGATGATCTTCTGGCCCGGCTCGGCGTCCGAAGCGCGCTTCAGGCCGTTGGCGGCGAGAATTTCCTTCTCCGGTACGCCGTAGCGGTTGGCGAGCGTCTTCACGCTTTCGCCCTGGCGCAGCATGACGACAGGCGCATTGCGGGTCGACCAGCCGGCCTTGCCCTTGACCGTCGCGGTGGTGAGGCTGTCCGCCTCCTCGACGATGGCCTTCGCCTTGCGCTGCGGCAGTTCCTGACCGAGCGAAGCCTGGCGGTCGGTGACCTGGCCGACCGTCGGATCGGAAAGCTCGCCGCGCTGGACGCCCATCGACCGCGTGCCGGAGCCCGTCGTAGACGTATTGATCGGATCGTAGGAGACCGCGCCCTGATCGGGGAACGGCTGGTTCAGCGCCTCGTTGCGCGAGCCCATCTGGTTTGCGGATGCAAACTGCTGGCCGTTGCCGACATCGCCGCGCGGCACGGGATTGGTGCCGCCGAACAGCGTGCGGCGCGGAACCGAGCTGGTCGTGATATTATCCTGGTCGGAACTGGAGAAGAGACCGCCAAACCGCGAAACGTCCGAGCTGCACCCGGTCGCGACACTGGCCAGCAGGGCAGCCGCCATAAGGCGGGTCGCGGTCCTACCAAAACTCGGCGATACACTCTTACGCATGAGACAACCCAATCGGTACGCTACTTGATATGGGATGATTAAAGCGCGTTAGAGTTACCGCCCGGTTAAAGTCGGGCGGTCCGCCGTGTCTTTTTGATGAATTGATAACCATGGTGCGCGCGCACCGTGGCAAAACGAGGACTGAAGCGCCTCAGAAACCGATGGAATACATGCTGTCGGCGCGCGAGATGCGGCCGCTGACGCGGGCGACGTTTTCGAGATCGCCGGCGCTCGGCTGGAAGATCGCCGAAATGGGTGTCGCGCGCCGCGCATTGCGCTCGCCGGCCTCGGTTCCATTCTCAAGGGCAGCGCCATTCTCAAGGGAAGCGACAGGCGCGGACATGTCGAGAGCGCTTTCATTATAGGCGATGGCGCGCAGGGCCGCGACGGCAGGCTCGCGCGTCCCGGCATAGCGGGAACTGCGCTGGTCCTGCGCCGGCATGCTGTCGAAATATTCGATATAGGCGCGGAAATAGGCCTTGCGGTCGCCCTCGTTGAGGAAGTGGCCGTAGGCGGCGTGCTCGCGCTGTTCGAGCGCCGACGTGTCGAGATTGTTGCGCTCCGCCTCGGTAAGCGCCGGCTGACTGTAAGCCGTCTCTTCCTTGGCGACGCTGAGAACCAGCAGCGCATCGACCGAGAGGCCGACATGCAGGGACGGGTCGGAACTGCCGCCCGCAAGATGCGCGGTCGAGACAGCCTCGGCATTCTCCTCGGCCCCCTTGCCGGCAGCCTTCGTCGCGAGATACGTGAGGCTGTCGCTGGTGGAACCGCTGGCGATCCTGTTCGAGACGTTCATTTCCCTCTCCATCGGAACGGCCGAACCGTCTGGAAAACCGGCGTTCTGCGTGGAACCTTCTGCTTCGTCTCCGGCCTACGCCCCGAAGCTTGCGCGAAGCTTGCGTAAGTTAACAAAAGGTTAACGCGCTGTATTTGCGAGCGAAATTCACCCACCGCGTGCAGAGCACCTGCGGGAAGCCTCTGGATTTGCGGCAAAAACAGCAAAGACTCAGCGGGCGCGCGGCCCGCCGGGTTGAAAAGAAGGTTGCTTGAGGGGTGCCCGGAGGGCCTAGAGAGCCTGCGCCATCTGCGGGACGATGGGCAGATAGGGCACGGCGAAGAGGTCTTCGCGGTCGAAGCGGCTGCCGGTCTTGACCAGCTTCAGCATGCGACACTCGGTTTCGCTGACCATGACGGGCGCGATCAGCATGCCGCCGGAGACGAGCTGCTCGGCGAAGAAGCGCGGCAAGGCCGGAAAGGCCGTCGTGACGAGGATGCGGTCGAAGGTCCCCTCGCCCGGCATGCCGTTGCTGCCATCGGCCTGGCGCACGATGACATTGCGAATGCCGGCCTTCTCGATGGACTGCTGCGCATTGGTGACCAGCGTGCGGTAGCGGTCGATGGTCAGCACGCGCTCCGTCATGCGGCCCATGACGGCGGCGGTGAAGCCGCTGCCGGTGCCGACTTCGAGGATGCGCTGGCCGGCCTTGAGATTGAGAAGGTGCAGGATCCGCACCGCGAGGTCGACGCCCTCGACGAAGGAGCCGCAGTCGAGCGGCAGCAGGCGGCTGGAATAGGCTTCACCGGCGAACTGCGGCGGCACGAAGAGCGTGCGCGGCGTCTGCTCGACGGCCGTGAGCAGGTCGAGATTGTTGATGCCCTGGCCGCGCAGGCGCAGCGCCAGCGCGGCAAAACCTTCCTTCTCGATCACCCGCCCCGTGTTCAATCGTCACCCTTTGCACCAAGCGCGCGCTGCACGCGGTCCAGCACCGTGTAATCCGTCAGGTCGAGCTTCAGCGGCGTCACGGAAATCTTGTGGTTCTTCACGGCGTGGATGTCCGTGCCGGCGCGGAAGTCGCCCTTCCGCTCGCCGAAGCGCAGCCAGTAATAGGGGAAGCCGCGGCCATCCTGGCGCTCGTCGATCGTCAGGCCGAAATCCAGCTTGCCCTGGCTCGTCACCTCGACGCCCTGAAGGTCGGACGGTGCGCAATTGGGGAAGTTCAGGTTGAAGAACGTCCAGTCCGGCAGTTCCACGTCCATCAACTGGCGGATGAGCTTCGGCGCGAAGGTCTCGGAGACTTCCCACGGCACGACGCGGCCGCCGGCATGATTGTAGGCTTGGCTCAGCGCCATGGACTTGATGCCCTGCAGCGTGCCCTCGATGGCGCCGGCGATAGTGCCGGAATAGGTGACGTCGTCGGCCATGTTGGCGCCGGCATTGACGCCCGAGAGCACGAGGTCCGGCTTCCTGTCGAGCACTTCGCGCACGCCCATGATGACGCAGTCGGTCGGCGTGCCGCGCAGCGCATAGCGCTTGTCGTCGATCTTGCGCAGGCGTAGCGGCTCGGAAAGGGTCAGCGAATGCGCAAGGCCGCTCTGGTCGGTCTCCGGCGCGACGACCCAAACGTCGTCGGTCAGTTCGCGGGCGATCCGCTCGAGGGCCGCGAGGCCCTCGGCATGGATGCCGTCGTCATTGGTCAGGAGAATGCGCATCTCGTTTCCCGCCTCAGGCAGCCTTCTCGATCTTCTTCAGGCCGCCCATATAGGGCAGCAGCGCCTCCGGCACGGTGATCGAGCCATCGGCATTGAGATAGTTTTCCATGACGGCGATCAGCGCGCGGCCGACGGCCGTGCCCGAACCGTTCAGCGTGTGCACGAACTTCGTCGCCTTGTCGTCCTTGCCGCGATAGCGGGCATTCATGCGGCGGCCCTGGAAATCGCCGCAGACCGAGCAGGACGAGATTTCGCGGAACGTGTCCTGGCCGGGCAGCCAGACTTCGAGATCGTAGGTCTTGCGGGCGCCGAAGCCCATGTCGCCCGTGCAGAGCGTCATGACACGGTAGTGCAGGTCGAGGCGCTTGAGGATTTCCTCGGCGCAGGCCGTCATGCGCTCGTGCTCGTCGACCGCGCTTTCGGCGTCGGTGATCGAGACCAGCTCGCA
This region includes:
- a CDS encoding rhodanese-like domain-containing protein, which encodes MSFVTDYAPASPAVAAEHFLRRLSVETDCSDVAAALRAGDADFVLLHVIGSPEAYARQHVPGALHLPHRQISAERMAEWPEETLFVVYCAGPHCNGADQAALKLARLGRPVKIMIGGVTGWADEGLPFATGAAPGSLLAVAAE
- a CDS encoding protein-L-isoaspartate(D-aspartate) O-methyltransferase translates to MNTGRVIEKEGFAALALRLRGQGINNLDLLTAVEQTPRTLFVPPQFAGEAYSSRLLPLDCGSFVEGVDLAVRILHLLNLKAGQRILEVGTGSGFTAAVMGRMTERVLTIDRYRTLVTNAQQSIEKAGIRNVIVRQADGSNGMPGEGTFDRILVTTAFPALPRFFAEQLVSGGMLIAPVMVSETECRMLKLVKTGSRFDREDLFAVPYLPIVPQMAQAL
- the ftrA gene encoding transcriptional regulator FtrA codes for the protein MPNPLSLPPLANSLVVAIAYDRLCTFEFGIATEIFALPRPEMGENWYRFAVAGVDSGEMRAAGGLRFAVDGGLDLLAEAGTIVIPGWRGVDATVPDALVAALQAAHARGARILSFCSGAFVLAAAGLLDGQRATTHWRYTQALTARHPDVDVSPDVLYVDAGTVLTSAGTAAGLDLCLHLIRRDFGTEAANLVARRLVMPAHRDGGQAQFITQVVPRAHESGRLGPLLDHMRENLGADHTVAALARRAGMSGRTFLRRFESATGMTPARWLLAQRLGKARDLLEETGASVEEIAALSGFGTTGTLRHHFRLHLATTPAAYRDAFGKRAAKQ
- a CDS encoding peptidoglycan DD-metalloendopeptidase family protein, yielding MAAALLASVATGCSSDVSRFGGLFSSSDQDNITTSSVPRRTLFGGTNPVPRGDVGNGQQFASANQMGSRNEALNQPFPDQGAVSYDPINTSTTGSGTRSMGVQRGELSDPTVGQVTDRQASLGQELPQRKAKAIVEEADSLTTATVKGKAGWSTRNAPVVMLRQGESVKTLANRYGVPEKEILAANGLKRASDAEPGQKIIIPTFSTTASSAKASADNTLKADNKLPTPERKGEQNVAILPGTATRDKVKSESGQANTNLAEIGEGKGKGKGSYEVKTGDSLAKIARSNGVSVDALKKANGLETASIRIGQKLVIPAGGTAGETTTDKTVTASVPVKKETKVETAEKKPESYKAPVKTVTEVAEKSDVTDEAPESTGIGKYRWPVRGAVIAGYGANVEGNRNDGIDISVPEGTPIKAAENGVVIYAGSSLKELGNAVLVRHDDGTVTVYGHAGDLSVQRGQKIQRGQTVATSGMSGNATRPKVHFEVRKNATPVNPMTFLE
- the surE gene encoding 5'/3'-nucleotidase SurE, whose translation is MRILLTNDDGIHAEGLAALERIARELTDDVWVVAPETDQSGLAHSLTLSEPLRLRKIDDKRYALRGTPTDCVIMGVREVLDRKPDLVLSGVNAGANMADDVTYSGTIAGAIEGTLQGIKSMALSQAYNHAGGRVVPWEVSETFAPKLIRQLMDVELPDWTFFNLNFPNCAPSDLQGVEVTSQGKLDFGLTIDERQDGRGFPYYWLRFGERKGDFRAGTDIHAVKNHKISVTPLKLDLTDYTVLDRVQRALGAKGDD